A single region of the Salvia splendens isolate huo1 chromosome 18, SspV2, whole genome shotgun sequence genome encodes:
- the LOC121776090 gene encoding F-box/LRR-repeat protein At4g14103-like, with translation MRLYLSCFGISALFAAFEEMGISTKNIKWIQTENEKNIEQESHDRLSSLPSEILDHILSFLSMNEVVKTSLLSRKWRYFWDSTPCLSFDFRDFWNQERCLNLSYGECVIKFWVFVKCAIVIRSPICRLRLHCEVCDTIQLDSLLYLCAMKEVQELDIFTGYGILQCPSDRGVPTHVDAFIQGVNSLVELQPLTSFSNLKTLNLVGVQFDDSDIAENVFSDCGVLETLSLEHCCFVMRNHLKISANNLRTLNFINNGPDWWDYACMFDGELELHTPNLVAFWYSGPVLQLSQSSDMQFLKNASIELQYQNKPGDLRAMVLGIRHVQELSVSPNFVLYYSPEFKKYAGDFSPLDSLSSLKVDMEFTGDHMEGIIKLLQLSCNLETLCIRFTELPGIISWESRKIDAPIISHKLNEIEIFTACGLENLVELIRFFVENGKSLEKINITQEEEMLDLEEFYTLHDAELACESVSISIGLASASGTIKMFDFSFWKCGSGTAGQSIEYGRQRRSQVEGLQAWRAGDHFSVARR, from the exons GGATAAGTGCACTATTTGCTGCATTTGAAGAAATGGGGATTTcgactaaaaatataaaatggatACAAAcagagaatgaaaaaaatattgaacAGGAATCTCATGACAGGCTAAGTAGTCTGCCCTCTGAAATCCTAGACCACATTCTATCGTTTCTCAGCATGAATGAAGTTGTGAAAACCAGCTTGCTGTCAAGAAAATGGAGATACTTCTGGGATTCAACACCATGCTTGAGCTTCGATTTTAGAGATTTCTGGAACCAGGAGCGTTGCCTAAATTTGAGTTACGGTGAATGCGTGATAAAGTTTTGGGTATTTGTCAAGTGCGCTATCGTGATCAGATCACCCATCTGTAGACTGCGGCTCCACTGTGAAGTCTGTGATACCATTCAGCTTGATTCGCTTTTATATCTTTGTGCTATGAAAGAAGTCCAAGAACTTGATATTTTTACTGGTTATGGAATCCTGCAGTGTCCAAGTGATCGTGGTGTACCCACTCACGTTGACGCATTTATACAGGGCGTGAATAGCCTGGTTGAGTTGCAACCCTTGACAAGCTTTTCAAATCTCAAGACCCTAAATTTGGTTGGGGTCCAGTTTGATGATTCTGATATAGCTGAGAATGTGTTCAGTGATTGTGGTGTTCTCGAGACTTTATCTCTGGAACATTGTTGTTTTGTGATGAGAAACCATCTCAAAATTTCTGCCAATAACCTTAGGACTTTGAACTTTATAAACAATGGCCCTGATTGGTGGGATTATGCATGCATGTTCGACGGTGAGCTGGAACTTCATACTCCAAACCTCGTAGCTTTCTGGTATAGCGGGCCAGTGCTACAGCTTAGTCAATCCTCGGATATGCAATTTTTGAAGAATGCCTCCATTGAGCTCCAATATCAAAATAAACCAGGGGACTTACGTGCTATGGTTTTAGGTATTCGTCATGTCCAAGAGTTATCAGTGTCGCCAAATTTTGTCCTG TACTACTCtcctgaatttaaaaaatatgctGGCGACTTCAGTCCTCTCGACAGTCTGAGCAGCTTGAAGGTTGATATGGAATTCACGGGGGACCATATGGAGGGTATAATAAAGCTACTCCAGCTTTCTTGTAATCTTGAAACTCTATGTATCCGATTCACTGAG CTTCCAGGGATAATCAGTTGGGAGTCCAGGAAAATCGACGCCCCTATAATATCACACAAGCTGAACGAAATTGAGATTTTTACGGCCTGCGGCCTGGAGAACTTGGTAGAGCTTATCAGATTCTTCGTTGAGAATGGAAAATCTTTAGAGAAGATAAACATCACGCAAGAGGAAGAAATGCTGGATCTGGAGGAGTTCTACACATTGCACGACGCTGAGTTAGCATGTGAATCAGTTTCTATATCCATCGGTTTAGCTTCTGCTTCTGGAACAATCAAGATGTTTGACTTTTCGTTTTGGAAATGTGGTTCGGGTACAGCCGGTCAATCTATCGAATACGGCCG ACAACGGAGATCACAGGTGGAAGGTTTACAAGCGTGGAGAGCAGGAGATCATTTTTCCGTTGCAAGAAGATAA